From a region of the Chondrinema litorale genome:
- a CDS encoding ABC transporter permease: protein MFYNYLKVAIRRLWREKNFAMINIFGLTISLTCSILIFIWVEDEVRFDRFHKNIDNIYRLMVNMKYPDGSINTWWGSPQPLEEKLEADYPDIEAATMVTWGNEQLFSKNEKNLIKEGYFISDGFFEIFDFPLLEGNTNHVLKEKYSIVISERFASSFFGKDWQEESVIGETILFENKHPLTITGIAKNSPTFSSLKFDFLIPFEFYLEVNPATKEWGNYNNPMFIKLKAGTDLATFNQKFDLAIQNYRDDGHHKNAHTFLFPFAKSHLYGNFENGVNTGGRITYVILFTIVSFVILLLACINFVNLATARSMRRAKEVGIRKAIGARKITLIKQFIGEAFLLSFIAIVSAVVLVFILLPTFNELTEKQLSLDFTNSQHWFLLLGVLFFTGLAAGSYPAFFISSFQPIKVLKGNFQSKFNIGLFRQALVFFQFTISMLMVIGTMVVYQQVNFIMNRNLGFDKENVLMVALEGESSDNYATIKQQLLEQSSIVQVSAANPNPLQIGYTVTAVDWEGKLEGSEIEFNHLWVDFDFLKTMQMELAEGRTFNKEIAQDSSNYIVNEAAIKAMGIQSPINKSFSMWGEKGQIIGVVKDFHSGPIYSTTKPLIIRINKKHNYMMVRLAARKTTEAISVLEKIQMQYASAYPLNYWFLDENYNQIYKTERVMNDFVAYFAIFGIFISCLGLYGLTALNLQQRNKEIGIRKTLGASTSNIFLLISKSFVKLIVIAFIIAVPIANYLLSEWLDDFAYKIDLEWWFFALSGLIVLLIALVAVSGQSIKAIFINPVDSIRNE from the coding sequence ATGTTTTATAATTATTTAAAGGTTGCGATTAGACGATTATGGCGAGAAAAAAACTTTGCCATGATCAATATTTTTGGCTTAACAATTAGCCTTACCTGTAGTATTTTGATTTTTATTTGGGTAGAAGACGAGGTAAGATTCGATAGGTTCCATAAAAACATTGATAATATTTACCGACTAATGGTAAATATGAAATATCCCGATGGCAGCATAAATACATGGTGGGGAAGCCCACAACCGCTAGAAGAAAAACTGGAAGCCGACTATCCAGACATTGAAGCAGCTACCATGGTTACTTGGGGTAATGAGCAGTTATTCTCAAAAAATGAAAAAAACTTAATTAAAGAGGGCTATTTTATTAGTGATGGATTTTTTGAGATATTTGATTTTCCACTCCTCGAAGGGAACACTAATCATGTTTTAAAAGAAAAATATTCCATTGTTATCTCAGAAAGGTTTGCCAGCAGTTTTTTTGGCAAAGATTGGCAAGAAGAATCTGTTATCGGTGAAACTATCTTATTTGAAAACAAACACCCATTAACCATTACTGGCATAGCTAAAAACTCACCTACTTTCTCTTCGCTTAAATTCGATTTTCTCATTCCATTTGAGTTTTATTTAGAGGTAAATCCTGCAACTAAAGAGTGGGGAAATTACAATAATCCCATGTTTATAAAATTAAAAGCAGGTACAGATTTAGCTACTTTCAACCAGAAATTTGATTTAGCGATTCAAAATTACCGAGACGATGGGCACCACAAAAATGCGCATACTTTCTTGTTTCCTTTTGCCAAAAGCCACCTATATGGAAATTTTGAAAATGGGGTAAACACTGGTGGACGAATTACCTATGTGATCTTATTTACCATAGTGTCGTTCGTTATTTTGCTTTTGGCCTGCATTAATTTTGTTAATCTAGCTACAGCCAGATCGATGAGAAGAGCGAAAGAAGTAGGTATTAGAAAAGCGATTGGCGCCAGAAAGATCACCTTGATTAAACAATTTATTGGAGAGGCATTTTTGCTTAGTTTTATTGCCATTGTATCTGCTGTGGTGTTGGTTTTTATTTTACTTCCGACTTTTAATGAGCTTACCGAAAAACAACTGAGCCTCGATTTCACCAATTCTCAGCATTGGTTTCTGTTACTTGGTGTATTATTTTTTACAGGTTTAGCTGCTGGTAGCTATCCTGCATTTTTTATCTCTTCTTTTCAACCAATAAAGGTATTGAAGGGCAACTTTCAATCTAAGTTTAATATCGGTCTCTTTCGGCAAGCGCTTGTATTTTTCCAGTTTACTATCTCCATGCTTATGGTAATTGGTACGATGGTGGTCTATCAACAAGTCAATTTTATTATGAATAGAAACTTAGGTTTCGATAAAGAAAATGTGTTGATGGTCGCGCTAGAAGGAGAAAGTAGTGATAACTATGCTACTATTAAACAACAATTGTTGGAACAAAGCAGTATTGTTCAGGTTTCGGCGGCTAATCCTAACCCTTTGCAAATTGGCTATACTGTTACCGCTGTAGATTGGGAAGGTAAACTCGAAGGCTCAGAAATAGAGTTTAATCACCTTTGGGTAGATTTCGACTTTCTTAAAACCATGCAAATGGAACTGGCCGAAGGCAGAACATTCAATAAAGAGATTGCTCAAGATTCTAGCAACTATATTGTAAATGAGGCAGCTATTAAGGCAATGGGTATCCAAAGCCCAATAAATAAGTCATTCTCGATGTGGGGAGAAAAAGGGCAGATTATAGGTGTTGTTAAAGATTTTCATTCAGGCCCTATTTACAGTACCACCAAGCCTTTAATCATCCGCATTAATAAAAAACACAATTATATGATGGTGAGGTTAGCTGCTAGAAAAACTACCGAAGCCATCTCCGTTTTAGAAAAAATACAAATGCAATATGCATCAGCTTACCCTTTGAACTACTGGTTTTTAGATGAAAATTATAATCAGATTTATAAGACTGAGCGTGTGATGAACGATTTTGTGGCTTACTTTGCCATTTTTGGAATTTTTATCTCTTGTTTAGGTCTTTATGGTTTAACAGCGCTCAATCTGCAACAAAGAAATAAAGAGATCGGCATTCGTAAAACCTTGGGTGCTTCTACTTCAAATATTTTTCTTCTCATCTCAAAAAGTTTCGTCAAACTCATTGTAATTGCTTTCATCATTGCTGTGCCCATCGCCAATTATCTGCTTTCTGAGTGGCTCGACGACTTTGCCTACAAAATAGATTTAGAGTGGTGGTTTTTTGCCTTATCTGGCTTGATTGTACTTCTAATTGCACTAGTCGCTGTAAGTGGTCAAAGTATCAAAGCCATCTTTATCAATCCTGTAGATAGTATTAGGAATGAATGA
- a CDS encoding helix-turn-helix domain-containing protein codes for MDHISKYLTPEIKLSCYDDKFFKSEIVFDQHMLIWFISGETKIVQAEATHYFKTGDIFLIPRNKPATVINYPKDGLPHKTVVMLLTSDILRSYYKSIEPQVKTLPIPSICSFKNHPLLASCLASLIPYFDLNEPMPQYLALLKINEAISILRTIDNEIDSILANFDDPYKVDLISFMEKNYMFNMPMEKFSYLTGRSLTSFKRDFKKAFNTTPQRWLTQKRLELAHYQLSENNRKPIDACYESGFENLSHFSFAFKKRFGYPPTSLIDQKSSRLGIKMLK; via the coding sequence ATGGATCATATATCGAAATATCTGACACCCGAAATTAAGCTTTCTTGTTACGACGATAAGTTTTTTAAATCAGAGATTGTGTTCGATCAGCACATGCTTATTTGGTTTATTTCTGGTGAGACTAAGATTGTTCAGGCAGAAGCCACACATTATTTCAAAACAGGAGATATTTTCCTTATTCCAAGAAACAAGCCGGCCACAGTCATCAATTATCCGAAAGATGGCTTGCCACATAAAACCGTGGTGATGTTGTTAACTTCAGATATTTTAAGAAGCTATTATAAAAGTATAGAGCCTCAAGTTAAGACTTTGCCCATCCCAAGTATTTGTAGTTTTAAGAATCATCCTTTGTTGGCGAGTTGTTTGGCTTCTCTAATTCCTTATTTCGATTTGAACGAACCTATGCCTCAGTATCTAGCCTTGCTAAAAATTAATGAAGCCATTAGCATTTTAAGAACAATTGATAATGAAATTGACAGTATTTTGGCCAATTTTGACGATCCTTACAAAGTCGATTTAATCAGTTTTATGGAAAAGAACTACATGTTTAACATGCCGATGGAAAAATTTAGCTATCTAACAGGTAGAAGCCTTACTAGCTTTAAACGGGATTTTAAAAAAGCTTTTAATACAACTCCTCAAAGATGGCTTACACAAAAGCGTTTGGAATTAGCACATTATCAACTCTCAGAAAACAATAGAAAACCAATAGATGCATGTTATGAGTCTGGCTTCGAAAACCTGTCTCATTTTTCCTTTGCTTTTAAAAAGCGTTTTGGTTATCCCCCTACAAGTTTAATCGATCAAAAAAGTAGTAGATTAGGGATTAAAATGCTCAAATAG
- a CDS encoding SDR family NAD(P)-dependent oxidoreductase has translation MRQNSIHAILQQPLGSGFNASSTASDVINGIDLSGKIAIVTGGNTGIGLETTKVLAAAGATVIVPARDIEKAKKNLQGIAKVEIESLDLFNPASIDDFTEKFLESGRALHLLINNAGIMWVPLRRDGRGIESQLAINYLGQFHLAARLWPALKKANGARVVNVSSFGHQMAPFDFEDPNFEHREYETLQGYGQSKTACNLFTVELDNLGKLFGIRAYSLHPGSINGTELGREAPIELFQQMGLCDTQGNILPEVAAKLKTISQGAATTVWCATSPLLNNIGGVYCEDSDVAELDLGNIVHSYDDPSSSRGVQPYSLDENLAKQLWNLSEEMTGIKFKAD, from the coding sequence ATGAGACAAAATAGTATTCATGCAATCTTACAACAACCTTTAGGCTCAGGTTTTAATGCATCTTCCACAGCAAGTGATGTGATAAATGGTATCGATCTTTCTGGCAAAATTGCCATAGTAACAGGTGGCAATACTGGTATTGGTTTAGAAACAACTAAAGTGTTGGCAGCAGCAGGAGCAACAGTAATTGTACCAGCAAGAGATATTGAGAAAGCAAAGAAAAACCTACAAGGAATAGCTAAAGTAGAAATTGAGTCATTGGATTTATTTAATCCTGCATCTATTGATGATTTTACAGAAAAGTTTTTAGAATCGGGTAGGGCGCTTCATCTGTTAATTAACAATGCAGGAATAATGTGGGTACCATTGCGAAGAGATGGTAGAGGTATTGAATCTCAGCTAGCTATTAATTACTTAGGGCAATTTCATCTAGCAGCTAGATTATGGCCAGCTTTAAAAAAAGCCAATGGGGCAAGAGTAGTAAATGTTTCATCATTTGGGCATCAAATGGCACCTTTCGATTTTGAAGACCCTAATTTTGAACATCGTGAATATGAAACATTACAAGGCTATGGACAGTCAAAAACTGCCTGCAATTTATTTACTGTAGAGTTAGACAATCTGGGAAAATTATTTGGCATTAGAGCCTATTCTTTACATCCGGGTTCTATTAATGGTACAGAGCTAGGTCGTGAAGCACCAATTGAATTATTTCAACAAATGGGTTTGTGTGATACTCAGGGAAACATCTTGCCTGAAGTAGCGGCAAAACTTAAAACTATTTCGCAAGGTGCCGCTACTACTGTGTGGTGTGCTACCAGTCCTTTACTTAACAACATCGGTGGAGTTTATTGCGAAGATTCAGATGTAGCAGAATTGGACTTAGGCAATATTGTTCATAGTTACGATGATCCCTCAAGCTCAAGAGGAGTACAACCTTACTCTCTAGATGAAAACCTAGCCAAACAATTATGGAATTTAAGTGAAGAAATGACTGGGATAAAATTTAAAGCTGATTGA
- a CDS encoding DUF6268 family outer membrane beta-barrel protein, with protein sequence MKYLLSVSLVFFATQVLAQKMKLAGVEYVNYPKVKVKDDGEDFEVAFQEFLVYANYPKVLKNKKTVLINGFSYAFVKSQLYNDNLSIDNSEIFHRIGYTITAIHRWDEDWTLSARLAPTLASDFEEKLSKDDFILQGSLLAVKNLNQYAKFGGGLIYTTRLGKPFLLPAVQYFYEKDKHYFHAFFPAFIDYAYHAGAKEKLDLGFRIGINGSNFNVGQSTYTNAEVDRLNYVRVNIGPTITYRLTKMLQLEAFGGLNAKRIYKFEDAQGNTFDFDSERSPFINIGLTVVPDRKRKN encoded by the coding sequence ATGAAATATTTATTGTCTGTTAGTCTGGTCTTTTTTGCGACTCAAGTACTTGCACAAAAAATGAAATTGGCAGGAGTTGAGTATGTAAACTACCCGAAGGTAAAAGTTAAAGACGACGGTGAAGATTTCGAAGTCGCCTTTCAGGAGTTTTTGGTTTATGCTAATTATCCTAAGGTCTTAAAAAACAAAAAGACAGTTTTAATTAATGGATTTAGTTATGCATTTGTAAAAAGTCAATTGTATAATGACAATCTATCTATCGATAATTCAGAAATATTTCATAGGATTGGTTATACGATTACAGCCATCCATCGGTGGGATGAGGATTGGACTTTATCAGCTAGATTGGCTCCAACTTTGGCTTCCGACTTTGAGGAAAAATTGAGTAAAGATGATTTTATTCTTCAAGGTTCTTTACTGGCAGTCAAAAACTTAAATCAATATGCGAAATTTGGAGGAGGGCTAATATACACTACCAGACTTGGTAAACCCTTTTTGCTTCCTGCAGTGCAATACTTTTACGAAAAAGATAAACATTATTTCCATGCTTTTTTCCCTGCATTTATCGATTATGCATACCATGCTGGTGCTAAAGAAAAATTAGATTTAGGTTTTAGAATAGGTATAAACGGTTCAAATTTTAATGTAGGTCAATCCACTTATACCAATGCAGAGGTTGATCGATTGAATTATGTAAGGGTGAACATAGGCCCAACGATCACTTACCGACTTACAAAAATGTTACAATTAGAAGCATTTGGTGGGTTGAATGCCAAACGAATTTATAAGTTTGAAGATGCTCAAGGAAATACCTTCGACTTCGATTCTGAAAGATCGCCTTTTATTAATATTGGTTTAACTGTTGTTCCAGATAGAAAAAGAAAAAATTAA
- a CDS encoding amidase, with the protein MQSKFIFKLIAILLIFLSGCDRGQKETSKFNLSEATISSVREAMSKGEINAQYLVEGYLKRIEAYDKKGPSINSIILVNPKAMERAIYLDSLYAEGTILGPLHGIPLIIKDNFDVKGLPTSNGTLALKDSYPPDDAYQIKKLIEAGAIVLAKSNLAEFAFSGAFTVSSVLPGYTRNPYDTRRTTAGSSGGTGASIAASFAVAGLGTDTGSSIRGPSSHQALVGIRSTVGLTSRDGIVPLALTNDVGGPMARTVEDVAIIFDVIAGYDSADQVTAKSIDVKEESYQSFLGKDVSNKRVGIIRQLFPLEESDSSVHQLMLNAIANMSTIGVTMVDSVLIPDLDSLNESRSRIRQLKRDYNAYLASLGDSAKYKTLQDIIDSKDFHPYLAKGLLDAQADVDVPEEHPDWQKNLTLRQELRDRILHVMDSLNLDALIYPSFTYPPRLIGDLNGPRGDTSGKLSPPTGFPAIAVPMGYSYDKYPAGFQLLGRPFSEGVLFQLASAFEQKTKHRRPPEGFPEL; encoded by the coding sequence ATGCAATCAAAATTTATTTTCAAGTTAATCGCCATCTTGCTGATATTTCTCTCAGGATGCGATAGGGGTCAGAAAGAAACGAGCAAGTTTAATCTTTCTGAAGCCACAATCTCCTCAGTTCGCGAAGCAATGAGCAAAGGAGAGATTAACGCCCAGTATTTGGTGGAGGGTTACTTAAAGCGTATAGAAGCTTATGACAAAAAAGGTCCATCCATCAATTCCATTATTCTTGTGAACCCAAAAGCAATGGAAAGGGCAATTTATTTGGATAGCTTGTATGCCGAAGGGACTATTCTAGGGCCTTTACATGGAATTCCACTTATTATTAAAGATAATTTTGATGTAAAAGGACTGCCAACAAGTAATGGAACTTTGGCTTTAAAAGATTCTTATCCTCCTGATGATGCTTATCAAATAAAAAAATTGATTGAGGCAGGTGCTATCGTTTTAGCCAAATCGAATCTTGCAGAATTTGCTTTTAGTGGAGCTTTTACAGTTAGCTCGGTACTGCCCGGCTATACCAGAAACCCCTACGATACACGAAGAACTACGGCAGGTTCTAGTGGAGGAACAGGCGCTTCAATTGCAGCCAGTTTTGCTGTTGCAGGTTTAGGAACAGATACCGGAAGCTCAATTAGAGGACCTTCTTCACACCAGGCGCTTGTGGGTATCAGATCTACTGTAGGGTTGACTAGCCGTGATGGCATAGTGCCTTTGGCTTTAACAAATGATGTTGGTGGACCAATGGCCAGAACCGTGGAGGATGTTGCTATTATTTTTGATGTGATTGCAGGCTATGATTCAGCAGATCAAGTAACAGCAAAGAGTATAGATGTAAAAGAAGAATCTTATCAGTCATTTCTTGGGAAAGATGTTTCTAACAAAAGAGTTGGGATAATAAGACAACTTTTCCCTCTTGAAGAATCAGATTCTAGCGTTCATCAGCTTATGCTCAATGCGATTGCAAATATGTCTACTATAGGTGTTACTATGGTAGATTCCGTTTTAATTCCTGACCTAGATTCTTTGAATGAATCGCGCTCTAGAATAAGACAACTTAAAAGAGATTACAATGCCTATTTGGCTAGTTTGGGTGACAGTGCCAAATATAAGACTTTGCAAGATATCATTGACTCTAAAGACTTTCACCCATATTTAGCAAAAGGTCTTCTAGATGCACAAGCAGATGTTGATGTACCAGAAGAGCATCCAGATTGGCAAAAAAATCTGACACTGAGACAAGAATTACGAGATAGAATTCTACATGTAATGGATAGTCTGAACTTAGATGCTTTGATTTATCCATCGTTTACGTATCCGCCAAGATTGATTGGAGACTTAAATGGACCTAGAGGAGATACCAGTGGTAAATTATCACCTCCTACAGGGTTTCCGGCAATAGCTGTTCCAATGGGCTATTCTTATGATAAGTATCCTGCTGGCTTCCAATTACTTGGCAGACCATTTAGCGAAGGAGTTTTATTTCAATTAGCATCAGCTTTTGAACAAAAAACCAAACATAGAAGACCACCAGAAGGATTTCCAGAATTATAG
- a CDS encoding sensor histidine kinase has product MRLNSVQKTLFKKALYTSPLMAVPSLSPIMIKYEIPFQIFFYAVLIQSVVVFSLWCFNIGLISISFGNLSEQKENFWRYLISYIFALAVLILVREVLLAWTHTQHFKITFPNKPTIEQRIPYYAFVLSFSLNSVILIIQDLITIREKKAIADLENSQLKLRNAEIINQELKQQIHPHFLFNALNTLKTLIRKEPDLAEDYLIRLSNFLRFSVSTTKANTVRLKEELDMCIDYLEMQKTRFGNTLQYNNNIPNEQYESGFVPIFSIQLLLENAIKHNAMYRNSPLRIELLYEDGRIRVTNNKQLRSKDESSTGWGLENLVERYRLLSGDKVTIQANEESFSVSIKVLDYEDCSYRR; this is encoded by the coding sequence ATGAGGTTAAACTCAGTACAAAAAACACTATTTAAGAAGGCACTTTACACTTCACCTCTAATGGCTGTACCTAGTTTATCGCCAATAATGATAAAGTATGAAATCCCTTTTCAAATTTTCTTTTATGCTGTATTGATCCAAAGTGTAGTCGTGTTTAGTTTATGGTGTTTTAATATAGGACTGATTTCGATCTCTTTTGGGAATTTATCGGAGCAGAAAGAAAACTTTTGGAGATATCTTATTAGTTATATTTTTGCCTTAGCTGTATTAATTTTAGTGAGAGAAGTTCTACTAGCATGGACACATACTCAACACTTTAAGATTACATTTCCCAATAAACCAACAATAGAGCAAAGAATTCCATATTATGCTTTTGTACTAAGTTTTTCTTTAAATTCAGTGATATTAATTATCCAAGATCTAATTACCATTAGAGAGAAAAAAGCAATTGCAGATTTAGAAAACTCACAGCTTAAACTGCGAAATGCAGAAATTATCAATCAAGAACTAAAGCAACAAATCCATCCGCATTTCTTATTTAATGCATTAAATACATTAAAAACACTCATTCGAAAAGAGCCAGATTTAGCAGAAGATTATTTGATTAGGCTGTCGAATTTTTTGCGATTTTCAGTATCAACAACGAAAGCCAATACTGTAAGGCTCAAAGAAGAACTTGATATGTGTATCGATTATCTTGAAATGCAAAAAACGCGTTTTGGGAACACCTTGCAGTATAATAATAACATTCCGAACGAGCAGTATGAATCAGGGTTTGTTCCTATATTTTCAATTCAACTTTTGCTAGAAAATGCCATAAAGCATAATGCAATGTATCGGAACTCTCCACTTCGTATTGAATTGTTGTATGAAGATGGCAGAATTAGGGTGACCAATAACAAACAGTTGAGGAGTAAAGACGAATCTTCAACTGGTTGGGGGCTAGAAAACCTTGTAGAACGATATCGGTTACTATCAGGAGATAAAGTGACTATACAAGCTAATGAAGAAAGCTTTTCGGTAAGTATAAAAGTTTTAGATTATGAAGATTGTAGTTATAGAAGATGA
- a CDS encoding LytR/AlgR family response regulator transcription factor, translating to MKIVVIEDEPLTAEDLINAILEVDASIEIVAQLESVLESVAHFQNNKMPDLIFSDIQLSDGLSLEIFKKVNISVPVIFCTAYDEYAIQAFKANGIDYIMKPFSRKSVADALSRFQMLKTNFSQNSLPYQDVMDALSRKESTTASVLVYQKDQIIPISVKDIALFYIDNELTHLITFKNENYIIDNNLDRIDQITGSNFYRVNRQYLVNREAVKSASRFFGRKLVVSLFIPYKENILVSKAKVSSFLNWLAGSAK from the coding sequence ATGAAGATTGTAGTTATAGAAGATGAACCTCTTACAGCAGAAGACCTGATTAATGCTATATTGGAAGTTGATGCTTCAATAGAAATCGTGGCACAGTTAGAATCTGTTTTGGAATCTGTAGCGCATTTTCAAAATAACAAAATGCCCGATCTTATTTTTAGTGATATTCAATTAAGTGATGGCTTAAGTTTGGAAATTTTTAAGAAGGTAAATATATCTGTACCGGTTATTTTTTGTACTGCTTATGATGAATATGCCATACAAGCATTTAAAGCAAATGGGATTGATTACATCATGAAACCCTTTTCGAGAAAATCTGTAGCTGATGCGCTATCTAGGTTTCAAATGCTCAAAACTAACTTTTCTCAAAATAGCCTTCCATATCAAGATGTGATGGATGCTTTATCACGAAAAGAAAGCACAACTGCTTCTGTGTTGGTGTATCAGAAAGATCAGATTATACCAATTAGTGTAAAAGATATCGCCTTGTTTTATATTGATAATGAGCTAACACATTTGATCACATTTAAAAATGAAAACTACATTATAGATAACAATCTCGATCGCATAGATCAAATAACTGGCAGCAACTTTTACAGGGTAAACAGACAATATCTGGTTAATCGAGAAGCTGTTAAAAGTGCATCACGTTTTTTTGGTCGTAAACTGGTAGTAAGCTTATTTATTCCTTACAAAGAAAACATTTTGGTAAGCAAAGCCAAAGTAAGTTCATTTCTTAATTGGCTTGCAGGCAGTGCAAAATGA
- a CDS encoding adenylate/guanylate cyclase domain-containing protein has product MKKKFEYTTFANRFVARFPLLSYMGIQMNFWIIANCLLVTIMYLHAQIISQIYKVLIAISFISFIKMAVITGALYGLILGQTGYYFDKYIFKKLPIGKIILFKTITSLLLLIFLLWLLRVELFDLFVPVTFYESGFMISDTTWDNLFYLLMIYYFFMTLIISFINQVNKKYGPGVVVPLLLGKYRHPKEEVRIFMFMDLKSSTATAEKLGHLKYSAFIRDCFDDINEVILPNYAQVYQYVGDEIVLMWPENEGLKNQHCIKFFFACKKEFQKRADYYTTNYGTIPEFKAGLHLGKVTAVEIGEIKKDIAYHGDTLNTAARIQSVCNEYDKDFLVSEYLLERIASCQNIIIESMGMILLRGKTNKVGIASINGIETEQEKLT; this is encoded by the coding sequence ATGAAGAAAAAATTTGAATATACTACATTTGCCAATCGTTTTGTAGCAAGGTTTCCATTACTTTCATACATGGGTATCCAAATGAATTTCTGGATAATAGCAAACTGTTTGCTTGTTACAATCATGTATCTCCATGCGCAGATTATCAGTCAAATTTATAAAGTATTAATCGCAATTAGTTTTATATCATTTATAAAAATGGCTGTTATAACTGGTGCCTTGTATGGGTTAATACTAGGGCAAACAGGTTATTACTTTGATAAATATATCTTTAAGAAACTACCCATCGGTAAAATAATACTCTTCAAAACCATTACATCACTTTTGCTACTAATTTTTCTTTTATGGCTTTTAAGGGTTGAGCTATTCGATTTATTTGTACCAGTAACATTCTATGAATCTGGTTTTATGATTAGTGATACCACATGGGATAACCTATTTTACCTTCTAATGATCTATTACTTTTTTATGACCCTCATAATTAGTTTTATCAATCAGGTAAATAAAAAATATGGTCCGGGAGTGGTGGTGCCTTTGTTATTGGGCAAATACAGACATCCCAAAGAAGAGGTGCGAATTTTTATGTTTATGGATTTAAAATCCTCAACCGCAACAGCAGAAAAGTTAGGACATTTAAAATATAGCGCATTTATAAGAGATTGTTTTGATGATATTAATGAAGTGATACTACCGAATTATGCTCAGGTGTACCAGTATGTGGGAGACGAAATAGTGCTTATGTGGCCAGAAAATGAAGGACTTAAAAACCAACATTGTATTAAGTTTTTCTTTGCATGCAAAAAGGAATTTCAGAAAAGAGCAGACTATTATACCACAAACTATGGTACCATTCCTGAATTTAAAGCGGGTTTGCATCTAGGTAAAGTAACCGCAGTGGAAATAGGAGAAATTAAAAAAGACATAGCTTACCACGGAGATACTTTGAACACCGCAGCCAGAATCCAAAGTGTTTGCAATGAATACGATAAAGATTTTCTTGTATCTGAATATTTATTAGAGCGAATTGCATCTTGCCAAAATATAATAATAGAATCTATGGGAATGATTTTGTTAAGAGGAAAAACAAATAAAGTTGGTATAGCAAGCATAAATGGAATTGAAACTGAACAAGAAAAACTGACTTAA